A window from Pseudomonas moraviensis encodes these proteins:
- a CDS encoding secretin and TonB N-terminal domain-containing protein produces the protein MQRGSSRISLQRSATLVRRAGLGWLLGLLASAVNADAAPADMRMTLHIPAQELARALDQYSRATGVAVLVDSQLSRGRRSLAVDGEYTAADALRHLLGGTGLMARYARADAFTLQAAQVEDLPAPTDKPTPAAVAVNRSYATAVQAAIERKLCRSPLTRPGSYRAVLQVWVGRDGVVQHNRLVTSTGDVRRDNALVESFRNLTIDRPTPSALRQPVTLLLLPESSGKRMECTRWEGVSGG, from the coding sequence GTGCAGCGAGGCAGTTCGCGGATCAGTCTTCAGCGCTCGGCGACGCTTGTGCGCCGCGCGGGTCTGGGGTGGCTGCTTGGTCTGCTGGCCAGCGCAGTGAATGCCGATGCTGCACCGGCGGATATGCGCATGACCTTGCACATCCCCGCGCAGGAACTGGCCCGGGCGCTGGATCAGTACAGCCGTGCCACCGGCGTCGCGGTGTTGGTCGACAGCCAGTTGAGCCGGGGCCGTCGTTCCCTTGCCGTGGATGGCGAATACACCGCCGCCGACGCCTTGCGCCATTTGCTCGGCGGCACCGGGTTGATGGCACGCTACGCCCGCGCCGACGCGTTCACCTTGCAAGCGGCGCAGGTGGAGGATCTGCCAGCGCCGACGGACAAACCCACGCCGGCCGCTGTCGCGGTCAATCGCAGTTACGCGACGGCGGTGCAAGCAGCGATCGAGCGCAAACTGTGCCGTTCGCCGCTGACACGGCCGGGCAGTTATCGCGCGGTGTTGCAGGTGTGGGTCGGGCGCGACGGCGTGGTGCAGCACAACCGGTTGGTGACGTCGACCGGCGATGTACGGCGCGATAACGCGCTGGTGGAAAGTTTTCGCAACCTCACAATCGATCGGCCGACGCCCAGCGCCTTGCGCCAGCCGGTCACGTTGCTGTTGTTACCGGAGTCGTCAGGGAAACGCATGGAATGCACCAGATGGGAAGGAGTTTCCGGGGGATGA
- a CDS encoding RNA polymerase sigma factor, translating into MKDAGQSLMGQLFLSSYEDFRVRLRRRLGSEDLANDVLHETWLRVDRMETPPNLLKPNAYLYRMALNIAADRRQADARLLTGTEVEELLQLGDEALDPARVVGGQKEMQALLSALYELPARRRRIFIAARLEEAPHLEISQRFGISTRMVEKEIKAALSFCAAKLERKVFQRFGRGAGKPSSE; encoded by the coding sequence ATGAAAGACGCCGGACAAAGCTTGATGGGCCAGCTGTTCCTCAGCTCCTACGAGGATTTTCGCGTGCGCCTGCGCCGCCGCCTCGGCTCCGAGGACCTGGCCAACGACGTGCTGCACGAAACCTGGCTGCGCGTCGATCGCATGGAGACTCCACCGAACCTGCTCAAGCCCAACGCCTACCTGTATCGCATGGCCCTCAACATTGCCGCCGACCGACGTCAGGCCGATGCGCGTTTGCTCACCGGCACCGAAGTCGAGGAACTGCTGCAACTGGGCGACGAAGCCCTCGATCCGGCGCGGGTCGTCGGCGGGCAAAAAGAGATGCAGGCCCTGCTTAGCGCCTTGTACGAACTGCCCGCACGGCGTCGGCGGATCTTCATCGCCGCGCGGCTCGAGGAGGCGCCGCACCTGGAAATTTCCCAGCGTTTCGGCATTTCCACGCGCATGGTCGAGAAGGAAATCAAAGCCGCGTTGAGCTTCTGCGCGGCGAAACTGGAAAGAAAAGTGTTTCAGCGGTTCGGTCGCGGGGCCGGAAAACCGTCTAGCGAATAG
- a CDS encoding FecR family protein, with amino-acid sequence MNIFRLKPAEPSADESLHSEARDWLILLTSGRATVADARALREWCAQSGEHAQAFEETKRLWHRLQPAAEALQGRRSFGRRAFLGGAVAASAAFLLVRGTIPGGFEGLGADYITEVGQQRRVEPAQGVSLELNTQTRINQRSVENGVQGFELVSGEVEVQTARLPLAMQAGAGWLRASQARFNLRNTDQQVCVTCLDGAVEVDVAGLSLRLQPGQQITYDKGQVGNVQTVDTAAVMNWRQQVLVFNGATLSQMIDEINRYRPGMLLLLNRELGQRRVQARFNLDQLAGVALLIRDAYGIKCTELPGGVVVLS; translated from the coding sequence TTGAACATCTTTCGACTGAAACCCGCCGAGCCTTCGGCCGACGAGTCCCTGCACAGCGAAGCCCGCGACTGGCTGATCCTGCTGACCTCGGGCCGCGCCACCGTCGCCGACGCCCGCGCCCTGCGCGAGTGGTGTGCGCAGAGCGGCGAACACGCCCAGGCGTTCGAAGAAACCAAGCGCCTGTGGCATCGCCTGCAACCGGCCGCAGAAGCCTTGCAAGGCCGACGGAGCTTCGGTCGACGGGCATTTCTCGGCGGCGCGGTTGCCGCGTCCGCCGCATTCCTGCTGGTGCGCGGCACGATTCCCGGCGGCTTCGAAGGCTTGGGCGCCGACTACATCACCGAAGTCGGCCAGCAACGCCGGGTCGAGCCGGCACAAGGCGTCAGCCTCGAACTGAACACCCAGACCCGCATCAACCAGCGCAGCGTCGAAAACGGCGTGCAGGGTTTTGAACTGGTCAGCGGCGAAGTCGAAGTGCAAACCGCACGCCTGCCGCTGGCGATGCAGGCCGGAGCAGGGTGGTTGCGCGCCAGCCAAGCCCGCTTCAACCTGCGCAACACCGACCAGCAAGTCTGCGTGACCTGCCTCGACGGCGCGGTCGAAGTGGACGTTGCAGGCCTTAGCCTGCGCCTCCAACCGGGCCAGCAAATCACCTACGACAAAGGTCAGGTGGGCAACGTACAAACCGTCGACACTGCCGCCGTGATGAACTGGCGCCAACAAGTGCTGGTGTTCAACGGCGCGACCCTCAGCCAGATGATCGACGAAATCAACCGCTATCGCCCCGGCATGCTCCTGCTGCTCAACCGCGAACTCGGCCAACGCCGCGTCCAGGCCCGCTTCAACCTCGACCAACTCGCGGGTGTCGCATTGCTTATCCGCGACGCCTACGGCATCAAATGCACCGAACTCCCCGGCGGCGTGGTCGTCCTCAGCTAA
- a CDS encoding prepilin-type N-terminal cleavage/methylation domain-containing protein: MKTQQGFTLIEVMVAILLMAVVSLIAWRGLDSVTRADSHLQASSEQSDGLLRVLNQLQRDVDMRAGVELSEPRKVGAEDEAPTAPPAVTVRSSDSKGFRLDIIRSAADQPGALQRVRWWVKGDTLYRAVAEARSRYPLPAPGNGVAVLNEVSDVQVRVWEVDKGWRQLSGNRREDPLGLEISLSRQTAQGVERYRQVIGLLQ; encoded by the coding sequence ATGAAGACTCAGCAAGGGTTCACTCTGATTGAGGTGATGGTCGCGATTCTGCTGATGGCGGTGGTGAGTCTGATTGCCTGGCGCGGGCTGGACAGTGTGACGCGGGCGGACAGTCATTTGCAGGCGAGCAGTGAGCAAAGCGATGGGTTGTTGCGGGTGTTGAATCAGTTGCAGCGCGATGTGGACATGCGCGCGGGGGTGGAGTTGAGCGAGCCGCGCAAGGTCGGGGCTGAGGATGAGGCGCCGACCGCGCCGCCGGCGGTGACGGTGCGCAGTAGTGACAGCAAGGGGTTTCGGCTGGACATTATTCGTAGCGCGGCGGATCAGCCGGGGGCGTTGCAGCGGGTGCGCTGGTGGGTCAAGGGGGATACGTTGTATCGGGCGGTGGCTGAGGCGCGCAGTCGCTATCCGTTGCCGGCGCCTGGGAATGGGGTTGCGGTGTTGAATGAGGTGAGTGATGTGCAGGTGCGGGTTTGGGAGGTGGATAAGGGGTGGCGGCAGTTGAGCGGGAATCGGCGGGAGGATCCGTTGGGGTTGGAGATTAGTTTGAGTCGGCAGACGGCGCAGGGGGTTGAGCGGTATCGGCAGGTGATTGGGTTGTTGCAATAG
- the gspH gene encoding type II secretion system minor pseudopilin GspH, whose translation MSRQRGFTLIELMVVLVIIGIASAAISLSIKPDPLQLLRKDAERVAQLLQVAQAEARADGRPIVWVTDAKGFRFGRRGDDGVGFESFKEDAQLRPRAWQSPKVEVRVEPRQTVVLNAEWINPPLRLILSDGANRLSVLRDGSGRMSIQ comes from the coding sequence ATGAGCAGGCAACGTGGTTTTACGTTGATCGAGTTGATGGTGGTGCTGGTGATCATCGGGATTGCCAGCGCGGCGATCAGTTTGAGTATCAAGCCTGATCCGTTGCAGTTGTTGCGCAAGGATGCCGAGCGGGTTGCGCAGTTGTTGCAGGTGGCGCAGGCGGAGGCTCGCGCCGATGGGCGGCCGATTGTGTGGGTGACGGATGCCAAGGGGTTTCGGTTTGGGCGGCGCGGGGATGATGGCGTGGGGTTTGAGTCGTTCAAGGAGGATGCGCAATTGCGGCCGCGTGCGTGGCAGAGCCCGAAGGTGGAGGTGCGGGTGGAGCCGCGGCAGACGGTGGTGTTGAATGCCGAGTGGATCAATCCGCCGTTGCGGCTGATTTTGTCTGATGGGGCCAATCGGCTGAGTGTGCTGCGCGATGGCAGTGGGCGGATGAGTATTCAATGA
- a CDS encoding type II secretion system protein N: protein MKFTARITPAQTVQTLALLAALVGVATWSSLLLTSAESHTPAATPQVLAGRSDSRALQWFSNETAPVDIKVSGVIAGGSGTVAILSLNDGAPRSFLVGEKVGVGVKLVGVEGDGVVIERGGERVRLGVERLGEGVVLPRLVRPEL, encoded by the coding sequence ATGAAATTCACCGCACGGATTACCCCGGCACAAACCGTCCAGACCCTGGCACTGCTCGCCGCCCTGGTTGGCGTCGCCACGTGGTCGTCGCTGCTGCTGACATCGGCGGAATCGCACACACCAGCGGCGACACCGCAAGTGCTGGCGGGGAGGAGTGATAGCCGGGCGTTACAGTGGTTTTCCAATGAGACCGCACCGGTGGATATCAAGGTGAGCGGGGTGATCGCGGGCGGGAGTGGGACGGTGGCGATATTGAGTCTGAACGATGGCGCGCCGAGGAGTTTTTTGGTGGGGGAGAAGGTTGGGGTTGGGGTGAAGTTGGTGGGGGTTGAGGGGGATGGGGTGGTGATTGAACGGGGTGGGGAGAGGGTGCGGTTGGGGGTTGAGAGGTTGGGGGAGGGGGTGGTGTTGCCGAGGTTAGTGAGGCCCGAATTGTAG
- a CDS encoding HEPN domain-containing protein, giving the protein MESKTIEESGYFWWRNEPIPEDDIVPESAVAGDLIITDDGRISIELHGYLPSADHPMSRIFVGSGNSCPDIEGRLKNSSEHVLLTDVYTQGGKASFGGISYENYGATNCLIGSKPLPEAKGEIMFDGLSIPLTGFEEWLGLGSIETSRTKRKLTATHKTQKNIKYTLEDSSTISIEFDLLAPMFGNQLNHVINITERISFKYLSKPKKTSSELKKYFFSITDFFLILTGSDYNMEWPSLTIGRTASNTKSYKFYFLRSRNSAAPPIRHNCLLTFPAIRKEFGRLFQQWQIKREELGPGMSLYLGTRRGVELYVEHRFVNLIWGLESLHRTLNKDAPPTKLELKAQRIIGQITVAKDRKWLEAKLEHSAEPSLAERLVECIKLLPLNFPAESLRDFCNECAGKRNDISHFGGQRTPGGYGDFLAKIYSLNNALSNIYPAIILKLCGVNDSLLLNMLSTGRASSRIKYTLNEVGLHIK; this is encoded by the coding sequence ATGGAAAGCAAGACGATTGAGGAAAGCGGCTACTTTTGGTGGCGAAACGAGCCTATTCCTGAGGACGACATTGTCCCGGAGTCAGCAGTAGCAGGTGATTTGATAATTACTGATGACGGACGAATAAGCATTGAGCTGCATGGGTATTTACCCTCAGCGGATCACCCGATGTCCAGAATTTTTGTGGGGTCGGGAAATTCATGCCCTGATATTGAAGGCCGGCTCAAAAACTCAAGCGAGCATGTGCTACTGACGGACGTCTATACCCAAGGAGGAAAAGCATCCTTTGGTGGAATTTCTTATGAAAACTATGGAGCAACAAATTGCTTAATTGGTTCTAAACCGCTCCCCGAAGCGAAAGGGGAAATAATGTTTGACGGTCTTTCAATTCCGCTGACTGGATTTGAGGAATGGCTAGGCTTAGGCTCCATTGAGACGAGTAGAACAAAAAGAAAGCTAACAGCAACCCACAAGACACAGAAAAATATTAAATACACGCTAGAAGACAGCAGTACTATATCAATAGAGTTTGACTTGCTTGCCCCAATGTTCGGCAATCAACTAAATCACGTGATAAACATCACTGAGAGAATCAGCTTTAAGTACCTATCCAAACCCAAGAAAACATCATCAGAGCTTAAAAAGTACTTTTTCTCTATTACGGATTTTTTCTTAATTTTAACTGGTTCAGACTATAATATGGAGTGGCCATCTCTAACAATAGGTCGCACTGCAAGCAACACTAAATCATATAAGTTTTATTTTTTAAGATCTAGAAACTCAGCCGCTCCACCCATACGTCATAATTGCTTGTTAACATTCCCAGCTATTCGAAAAGAATTTGGTCGTCTTTTTCAACAGTGGCAAATTAAAAGGGAGGAGTTAGGGCCCGGAATGAGCCTATATCTAGGAACGCGCCGTGGCGTCGAGCTATACGTTGAGCATCGATTTGTTAATTTAATATGGGGGCTCGAATCGTTGCATCGCACACTAAATAAAGACGCACCTCCGACGAAGCTAGAGCTGAAAGCTCAACGCATTATTGGGCAAATTACAGTGGCCAAGGATCGAAAATGGTTGGAAGCTAAACTTGAGCATTCTGCCGAACCCTCTCTCGCCGAACGCTTGGTTGAATGTATAAAACTTTTGCCGTTAAATTTTCCAGCAGAATCACTTCGCGATTTTTGTAACGAGTGCGCTGGCAAACGTAATGATATTTCACATTTTGGAGGGCAGCGTACGCCAGGAGGTTATGGAGATTTTCTGGCAAAAATCTACTCGCTCAACAATGCGCTTAGTAATATCTATCCCGCTATAATTCTCAAACTATGCGGAGTAAATGACTCGCTTTTACTTAACATGCTCAGCACTGGTCGCGCGTCCAGTAGAATCAAATACACCCTCAACGAAGTTGGGCTCCATATCAAGTAG
- a CDS encoding SIR2 family protein, with protein sequence MNAELLHAHRTNKLMLFVGSGVSANLNLPTWSQLTAHIATELGYDPKIFDTYGSNLALAEFYKKKKGSMGPLRSWMDREWHRPDTDITQSEIHRLITLGKFSRIYTTNYDRWLEIAHEKFGVPYDKVASVADLVSVTDGRRQIVKFHGDFDDDASIVLDETSYFQRLNYDSPLDIKLSNDVLGNSVLFIGYSLSDINIRLLFYRLTEMWGRSAISSARPKSYVFTNRPNPVAQEVLGQWGIEMIVSEEDDPKKALTDFLKELVS encoded by the coding sequence ATGAACGCTGAACTACTTCACGCTCACCGCACCAACAAGCTGATGCTTTTTGTAGGTTCCGGAGTGTCTGCCAATCTCAACCTGCCGACCTGGAGCCAGCTGACAGCACACATCGCAACGGAACTGGGTTACGACCCTAAGATTTTCGATACCTACGGCTCCAACCTAGCTCTTGCGGAGTTCTACAAGAAGAAAAAAGGAAGTATGGGGCCGCTAAGAAGCTGGATGGACCGTGAATGGCACAGGCCCGATACAGATATCACTCAATCGGAGATTCATCGGCTGATTACCCTAGGGAAATTCTCGCGGATCTACACAACCAACTACGACCGGTGGCTGGAAATCGCCCATGAAAAATTCGGCGTTCCCTACGATAAAGTCGCAAGCGTAGCCGACCTCGTGTCCGTTACAGACGGCCGTCGCCAGATTGTGAAGTTCCATGGGGACTTCGATGACGACGCATCAATCGTCCTTGATGAGACCAGCTATTTCCAGAGGTTAAATTATGACTCGCCATTGGACATCAAACTCAGCAACGATGTCTTAGGGAACTCAGTTCTCTTCATCGGATACAGCCTATCCGACATCAATATCCGACTCCTTTTTTATCGACTGACAGAGATGTGGGGCCGTTCCGCCATCTCGTCTGCAAGACCCAAGTCCTACGTGTTTACGAACCGACCCAACCCGGTTGCACAGGAGGTTTTGGGGCAATGGGGAATCGAGATGATTGTTTCAGAGGAGGACGACCCGAAGAAAGCACTGACCGATTTCCTTAAGGAACTTGTGAGTTAA
- a CDS encoding non-canonical purine NTP pyrophosphatase has product MKIRFMSGNAHKIAEVQRILVQAGVEIVPVSRKIEELQTEDVDRLVRDKLIKAFEVIGRPLFVEHTGLYLRGLNDLPAGLTQIFWDKLEADRFVNLVAGLGDTTVMAKTVLGYCDGREIRLFEGSIEGTVPPAPVGPRGFQWDCVFVPNGHIQTFAEMGEAKDEISMRRKALDHFAAYLNSVRGVK; this is encoded by the coding sequence TTGAAAATTCGATTCATGTCTGGAAATGCGCACAAGATCGCCGAGGTGCAACGGATCTTGGTACAGGCTGGTGTGGAAATAGTGCCTGTATCAAGAAAGATTGAGGAGTTGCAGACCGAAGATGTTGATCGCTTAGTACGGGACAAGCTGATTAAGGCATTCGAGGTTATCGGCCGTCCTCTTTTCGTAGAGCACACTGGCCTGTACTTGAGAGGTCTCAACGATTTACCGGCAGGATTGACTCAAATCTTTTGGGACAAGCTGGAGGCGGATCGCTTCGTCAACCTCGTCGCGGGCCTCGGAGATACGACTGTAATGGCGAAGACGGTACTCGGCTATTGTGATGGGCGCGAGATTCGCCTGTTCGAAGGTTCCATTGAAGGAACAGTGCCACCTGCGCCGGTTGGCCCAAGGGGCTTCCAGTGGGACTGCGTTTTCGTTCCGAATGGACACATCCAAACCTTCGCTGAAATGGGTGAGGCCAAAGACGAAATTTCAATGCGTCGCAAAGCCCTTGACCATTTCGCGGCATACCTCAATTCCGTAAGAGGCGTGAAATGA
- a CDS encoding adenosine deaminase family protein encodes MNQSQPHLPWMQGGVSRGNEAEHGKAKAASARDRGELHVHFNGAIPTPIIREILADEATELPPGFLIERDLLRNTPCQSLASYLTPWQALRLFPKKRENLDRISRAVFAGFVENGIRFVELRSSVLYLAHLQNCSPTQALEHLIESTRHAAHCHGIHRGLILTVTRGDYGAVCLSTLLQAYQDLGEPKDVVGLDLAGDEEIAYPSELPSLFRKAKDRFGLGVTIHAGETGRVENVRAAVELFGADRIGHGTAAGKDPHLLDKLGKQDICIEVCPISNRLTGAVPFDEAHPLQEFRRFGVPFVICSDNPAIHQRGLVDEQRIALDEGLTASDLDRQYEAAKRYSFIRDLD; translated from the coding sequence TTGAACCAGAGCCAACCCCATTTACCTTGGATGCAGGGCGGTGTCAGCAGAGGCAACGAGGCAGAACACGGCAAGGCGAAGGCAGCCAGTGCACGCGACCGAGGAGAACTCCACGTGCACTTCAATGGAGCGATTCCCACACCTATAATTCGAGAGATTCTAGCCGACGAAGCAACCGAGCTGCCGCCCGGGTTTCTGATCGAGCGTGACCTGCTTCGAAACACTCCCTGCCAGTCCTTGGCGTCATACTTAACTCCGTGGCAGGCACTGAGGCTCTTTCCCAAGAAGCGCGAGAACTTGGATCGCATTTCCAGGGCAGTCTTCGCTGGCTTCGTGGAGAACGGAATACGCTTTGTCGAACTACGAAGCAGCGTCTTGTACCTCGCCCATCTGCAGAATTGTTCGCCCACACAAGCGCTAGAACATCTGATCGAATCAACCAGACACGCCGCGCATTGCCACGGCATTCATCGCGGTCTGATTCTTACAGTGACGCGCGGCGACTACGGTGCGGTTTGCCTTTCCACACTACTACAGGCCTATCAAGACCTCGGTGAGCCGAAAGACGTGGTGGGGCTCGATCTTGCGGGTGATGAGGAAATCGCCTATCCATCGGAGTTGCCGTCACTCTTCCGAAAGGCAAAAGATCGATTCGGACTCGGGGTCACCATACATGCCGGAGAAACCGGCCGCGTGGAAAACGTTCGGGCTGCTGTTGAGTTATTTGGTGCCGATCGTATTGGCCATGGGACAGCAGCAGGTAAGGATCCTCACCTGCTAGACAAATTGGGAAAGCAGGACATCTGCATCGAGGTATGCCCGATTAGCAACAGACTAACCGGCGCGGTACCTTTCGATGAAGCCCATCCTCTTCAAGAATTTCGGCGCTTTGGGGTTCCGTTTGTTATCTGCTCAGACAACCCTGCAATTCATCAGCGCGGTCTTGTGGATGAACAAAGGATCGCGCTGGATGAGGGCCTTACCGCCAGCGACCTGGACCGGCAGTACGAAGCAGCTAAGCGCTACTCATTCATAAGGGATCTAGATTGA
- a CDS encoding XRE family transcriptional regulator, translating to MTINLIALGSKLSRYREQLQLSTEEVSSAIRISPDRLRSVEAGILEPSGDEVLMLADLYRCDFKFFISNEQLAPFEQTDILYRKHGSEFTKDDRRAIQEFLYLCETEHFLMEELNATHREFSAPPVSGHFKTDGIKAAEAFRRFNQHQSNEVPRDVYSEIRQTGVHVFRHKLGNSNISGLFLAHPKAGKCILVNYSEDVYRQRFSAAHEMAHALFDAKGGPSITYSRIDKNDYVELRANTFASRYLMPPEVLRQLPNPERWTPADAGHWAQELRVSCHALSIGLKAERLVSEHAFQRIKSGRVPRASKIDPELPAHLTDRQLERKMRLLERGLSSSYVALCLDAASQGLITQGRLAEALLCDSAELQGLLALYGRAPNVD from the coding sequence ATGACAATAAACCTGATAGCGTTGGGCTCGAAGTTGTCTCGCTATCGCGAACAGCTTCAGCTGAGTACTGAGGAAGTGAGTTCGGCCATTCGCATCTCTCCCGACCGATTACGGTCCGTTGAGGCGGGTATTTTGGAGCCCTCGGGCGATGAGGTGCTTATGCTGGCCGATCTCTATCGTTGTGACTTCAAATTCTTCATCTCGAATGAGCAGCTAGCTCCGTTTGAGCAGACGGATATTCTTTATCGTAAGCACGGTAGTGAGTTCACCAAGGACGATCGCAGGGCCATTCAAGAGTTTCTTTACCTCTGCGAAACTGAGCACTTCCTGATGGAGGAGCTGAATGCCACCCATCGCGAGTTCTCGGCCCCCCCAGTATCGGGACATTTCAAGACCGACGGGATTAAAGCGGCTGAGGCTTTCCGCCGCTTCAATCAGCACCAGAGCAATGAAGTTCCAAGGGATGTTTACAGTGAAATCCGCCAAACAGGCGTGCATGTGTTTCGCCACAAGCTAGGCAATTCCAATATCTCAGGCTTGTTTCTGGCCCATCCCAAGGCCGGCAAATGCATTCTGGTTAACTACAGCGAGGATGTGTATCGGCAGCGATTTAGTGCAGCTCATGAAATGGCACATGCGCTTTTCGATGCGAAGGGTGGCCCCAGCATCACCTATTCCCGCATTGATAAAAACGATTATGTAGAACTGCGCGCAAACACTTTTGCTTCCCGATATCTAATGCCCCCGGAAGTCCTCCGGCAGCTTCCCAATCCCGAGCGATGGACCCCAGCCGACGCCGGGCATTGGGCACAAGAGCTTCGAGTAAGTTGCCATGCCTTAAGCATAGGCCTAAAGGCCGAAAGGCTCGTCAGTGAACACGCATTCCAACGAATCAAATCCGGCCGTGTTCCCCGGGCCAGCAAGATTGACCCTGAGCTGCCGGCTCATCTGACAGACCGGCAGCTAGAACGCAAAATGCGTCTATTGGAAAGAGGGCTTTCTAGTAGCTACGTCGCGCTATGTTTGGATGCCGCGAGCCAGGGGCTTATAACTCAAGGCCGTCTAGCTGAGGCACTTCTGTGTGACTCCGCAGAGCTGCAGGGTTTGCTCGCTCTTTACGGGAGGGCGCCCAATGTCGATTGA
- a CDS encoding DUF6124 family protein, translated as MIKPTPNPPETDPTSPYESLDSNKLHEAADRALDHYLSPNNLLPPPRKARGMYAVTADTKNEELLADASETLASAKTIAQDISSLLPAPQRRALLGVAQLIMLGELAVNRVMDNLEVAG; from the coding sequence ATGATCAAACCAACACCCAACCCACCCGAAACCGACCCCACGTCTCCGTACGAATCCCTCGATTCAAACAAGCTCCACGAAGCCGCCGACCGCGCGCTCGATCATTACCTGTCGCCCAACAATCTCCTGCCTCCGCCGCGCAAGGCACGTGGGATGTATGCGGTAACGGCGGATACCAAGAATGAAGAACTGCTGGCCGATGCGAGTGAAACGCTGGCTTCGGCGAAGACGATTGCTCAGGACATTTCCAGTCTGTTGCCGGCGCCGCAGCGGCGGGCGTTGTTGGGGGTTGCTCAACTGATCATGTTGGGGGAGCTGGCGGTGAATCGGGTGATGGATAATTTGGAGGTGGCGGGGTGA
- the gspI gene encoding type II secretion system minor pseudopilin GspI, which yields MRARSREEGFTLIEVLVALAIIAVAMSAAVRVAGLMTQSNGLLRDRSIALIAAQSRMAELRLEGRLPNGVKAVECDQGRLMLRCEQVIASAEHGRLLKVGIQVFDRNQDAPPLAKLETLLTRPP from the coding sequence ATGCGCGCGCGTTCGCGAGAGGAAGGATTCACTCTGATTGAAGTGCTGGTGGCACTGGCAATCATCGCCGTCGCCATGTCCGCCGCCGTGCGCGTGGCCGGGTTGATGACGCAGAGTAATGGGCTGTTGCGGGATCGATCGATCGCGTTGATTGCCGCGCAGAGCCGGATGGCTGAGCTACGGCTGGAAGGTCGATTGCCGAATGGGGTGAAGGCTGTTGAATGTGATCAAGGGCGGCTTATGTTGCGCTGCGAACAGGTGATCGCCAGCGCAGAACATGGACGGCTGCTCAAGGTTGGAATCCAAGTATTCGACCGCAATCAAGACGCCCCGCCACTCGCAAAACTCGAGACCCTACTGACCCGCCCACCGTAG
- the gspG gene encoding type II secretion system major pseudopilin GspG yields MDIAPLKTLSQSPRMPRSQQGFTLIEIMVVVVILGILAAMVVPKVLDRPDQARATAAKQDIGGLMQALKLYRLDHGTYPSMNQGLKVLVERPADAKNSNWRSYLERLPNDPWGRPYQYLNPGANGEVDIFSLGADGQPDGDGVNADIGSWQL; encoded by the coding sequence ATGGATATCGCACCTTTGAAAACGCTCAGTCAGTCGCCGCGCATGCCGCGTAGCCAGCAGGGTTTTACCTTGATCGAGATCATGGTGGTGGTGGTGATTCTGGGGATTCTGGCGGCGATGGTGGTGCCCAAGGTGCTCGACCGGCCGGATCAGGCGCGGGCGACGGCGGCGAAGCAGGATATTGGTGGGTTGATGCAGGCGTTGAAGTTGTATCGCCTCGATCACGGCACCTATCCGAGCATGAATCAGGGGCTGAAGGTGCTGGTCGAGCGGCCGGCGGATGCGAAGAACAGCAACTGGCGTTCGTATCTGGAGCGTTTGCCGAACGACCCGTGGGGCCGGCCTTATCAGTACCTCAACCCGGGCGCGAATGGTGAGGTCGATATCTTTTCCCTCGGCGCCGATGGTCAGCCTGACGGCGATGGCGTGAATGCCGATATCGGTTCCTGGCAGTTGTAA